The following nucleotide sequence is from Deltaproteobacteria bacterium.
AGGTGATGATCCCCCTGGTGGGAGGACTCGAGGAGTTCCACCTCCAGCGGGAGATCGTCGAGCGCGTGGCGCGGGACACCATGGAGCGCTACGGCGCCAAGGTGCGCTACGCCGTGGGCACCATGATCGAGTTGCCGCGCGCCTGCCTGGTGGCCGACGAGATCGCGCGCGAGGCGCAGTTCTTCTCCTTCGGCACCAACGACCTGACCCAGACCTGCCTGGGGCTGTCGCGCGACGACGCCGGCAAGTTCCTGCCCCATTACGTTGCCCAGGGCATCCTGCCCGAGGACCCGTTCGTGACCATCGACGAGCCCGGCGTCGGCCGGCTGATGGCCCTCGGCGTCGAGAAGGGCCGCGGCGCCCGCCCGGACCTCGACGTGGGCATCTGCGGCGAGCACGGCGGTGACCCCAAGTCCGTCGCCTTCTGCCACGACCTGGGCCTCGACTACGTCAGTTGCTCCCCCTACCGCGTCCCCATCGCCAAGCTCGCCGCCGCCCGCGCCGCGCTGCGCGACAAGGGTGAGGGCGGCCGGCGGTAGACCCCGCCGGTTGCCTTTACCCCGCGATATTTTCGTCCCTTACCAAACACCTCCCTATAGTCTCCCGCCTGCCCGCCGATTCATCCTGTAGGGCGCGAACCGAAAGGGCACCGACGCCCCGAAGGGCCGCGGGAGGACATCCTCATGGAACTTTCTATGGGAAGCTCATTGGTGCGGACGGACACGACCGTCGTGGCGCTGGTGGATTCGTTGATGAGGGATGCCGTGGCGCGCGGCGCCAGCGACGTCCACATCGAGCCCTACGAGGACAGCGTGCGCGTGCGCTTCCGCATCGACGGGGTGCTCCAGGAAGTCATGGCGCCGCCCCACGGGATGAAGCACGCGCTGACCTCCCGCATCAAGGTGATGTCCGGTCTCGACATCGCCGAGCACCGCCTGCCTCAGGACGGGCGCCTGAAGATCGAGGGAACCGGTGCCGAAGTGGATGTCCGCGTCTCGGTCCTGCCGACACGTTTCGGCGAAAAGGTGGTGCTGCGCTTGCTGCACCGCTCCGACCTCGTGACCAGCCTCGACGCCCTGGGTCTGGAGGCACGCGACCGGGAACTCTTTGCCCGGGCCATGAACAAGCCCGCGGGCATGATCCTGCTCACAGGCCCCACCGGCAGCGGCAAGTCCACCACCCTCTACGGCATGCTCTCGGAGCTGAACCGGCCGGGAGTGAACATCTCCACCGCCGAGGACCCCGTGGAGTACCACCTGGCGGGCATCAACCAGGTGCAGACCCATGCCGACATCGGGCTCACCTTCGCCGCCTGCCTGCGGGCGTTCCTGCGCCAGGATCCCGACATCCTCATGGTGGGGGAGATCCGCGACACCGAGACCGCGCGCATCGCCGTGAACGCCGCCCTCACCGGCCACTTGGTGCTCACCACCCTGCACACGAACGACGCACCTTCGAGCGTGCACCGCCTCCTCGACATGGGCGTCGAACCGTATCTCATCGCCTCGGCCGTGACCATGGTGGCGGCCCAGCGGCTGCTGCGCCGGGTGTGCGATGCCTGCAAGACGCCGGTGGCACTGCCCGGTGACACGTTCACGGCGGCCCGTGCGCGGGTGGAGGAAGTGCGCGACGTCGAGGACTGCCGCGGCGCCGGCTGTCCCGACTGCCACCACACGGGCTACCGCGGACGCGTGGCCGTCTACGAGGTCATGACCTTGACGGACGAGTTGCGGAGAATGGTCCTGCGCGGCGCTTCTGCGGCCGAGCTCAAGGCCTCGGCGGTGGAGAAGGGCATGCGCACGCTGCGGCAGGCCGCCGTCGGCAAGGTCCGGCAGGGGGTCACCACCGTCGAGGAGGCGCTGCGCGTGACCGACGCGGACTCGGCCGGGTAGCCCCATGGCGCAGTACCGTTGGCAGGGCAGGAACCGCGAGGGCCGGCTGCTTCGCGGCGAGATGGAGGCCGCCGACCCCGCCGCGGTGGCGGCTGAACTGCGCCGGCGCCGGATCCAGCCGCTTCCCTCCGGCATCCGGGAGAAGGGCAAGGGGCTCCGCCGGGAGATCGCCATCCCGGGGTTCGGACCCCGGGTGGGCGCCGACGACATCGTCGTGCTGACGCGGAATTTCGCGGTGATGATCGAAGCCGGCGTGCCCGTGGTCGAGTGTCTCGGCGTGCTCGCGGACCAGACCGAGAACAGCGTCGTGCGCAAGGCGCTCGGGACCCTGCGCCTCGACGTGTCCGGCGGCATGACCTTGACCGCGGCCATGGCGCGGCACCCGCGGCTGTTCGACGTCCTGTTCGTGCGCATGGTGGCGGCCGGCGAGCACGGCGGCGTCCTGGCCGAGGTGCTCTCCCGCCTCGCCCTCTTCATCGAGCGGTCGGCGCGGCTCAAGCGCAAGGTGCGCACCGCCATGGTCTACCCCGCCGCCATCGTGGCCGTGGCGACGGCGGTGGTGGCGGTGCTGCTCCTGTACGTGATTCCGGTGTTCGCGGAGATCTACCAGGGCATGGGGAAGGCGCTGCCGCCGCTGACCGAGCTGACCATCGCCGTCAGCCGGGCGCTGTACGACTACGCCCCGTTCCTCTTGGCCGGTCTCGCGGCGGTCCCGCTGGCCCTGCGCATGTACTGCCGCACCGAGCGCGGCCTGCGCGCGGTCCACCGGTGGCTGCTGCGTCTGCCGCTCCTCGGCGACTTGCTGCGCAAGGCCGCCATCGCGCGCTTCAGCCACAACACCGGCCTCCTGCTCCGCTCCGGCGTCACCCTGCTGGACAGCCTCGCCGTCACCGCCGGGACCGCGGGCAACAAGGTCGTGGAGCGCGCCGTCCTCGACGCCCGCGACGGGCTGGAACGAGGCCGCACCTTCGCCGAGCTGCTGTCGGCCGGCGGCCTTTTCCCGGCAATGGTCTGTCACATGGTCGCCGTGGGCGAAAGCGTCGGCGCCCTCGACACCATGCTCGACCGGGTGGCGTCGTTCTACGAGGAAGAGGTCGACCGCGCGGTGACGCGGCTCACCACGCTCATGGAGCCGGCGCTGATGATCGTTCTCGGCGTCGTGCTCGGAGGCATTGTCATCTCCATGTACCTGCCCATCTTCCAGATGGGCGGCATGGTCCAGTGAGGAAGGAGTCCGCGAATGAACATGCTCGGCGATGTAGAGAGAGGACCCATGACGAGCACCCCCGACGTGCCCCGCAGACAGGACGGCCCGAGCGAGGCGCAAGCAGCCCACCGGGGACGGCGCGGCCTCAAGCGGGTCGCCGGCTTCACCCTCATCGAGTTGCTGGTGGTCATCGCCATCATCGGCATTCTGGCCGCGGTGGCCGTCCCGCAGTTCGGCTCCTACCGGCGCAAGGGCTTCGACGCCGATGCCCAGGCCAACGTCCGCAACATGGCCCTGGCCCAGGAGGCCTACTATCTGGAGAACAACACCTATGCCGATGACCCCGACGACCTCGGCGACTTCGGCTACACGCAGAGCGCCAACATCACTCCCGGCGTCACCACGGGCAACGAGACGACGTTCGTCGTCACCGCCACGGTCGACGAAGGGTGCGGCGACGGCACGGGCGTCGCCACCTACGACCAGGCCACCGGTCAAGTCACCCTGGTGAATTGCGGGCCGTAAGGCTGGCGCGAATCCCTGCTCGTGGTCCGATTCATCTTGAGACCGTCCGCGCACATCGTGCCGCCCGGTCTGCCATCAGTTCCGCTGTCCGTGCAAGAAACTGTTCATCGAGTCCCGCGTGCATGAGTCCGTTGGCGACGTGGGCGGCGTGGGTCTTCACGGCTTCACTGATCTCGAATACCCGCCGGCGAATCAGTGGAAGGCCGAGGGTCGCGTCGGTGGCGAACGCGGCCCATGCCCTGCCGTCCATCTCGCCCAGCGTCGCGCGTCTGCCGATCTTCATGGCCATACCCGGCGAGAGTTCGGCATAGGCGACCGTGGCCAGCAGGTCGTAGAGCGGCGCGAGGCGCGGACCCTCCTCGTCCTCGTCGTACAGGATCGAGAAGTTCTTGCCGTGGGCGTCGGCGTTCCCGACGATCAGGTTGAAAATTGCGGCGTCGAGCAGCTTCAGGACGTCCACCGCGGGACGCAACGCCACCCGGCGCAGCAGCGCGAAGCAGTCGGTGAGGGTGGGGCCGCCCTCGGCCGCGTATTTCCGTTCGGGGTTGATGGCGAGAGCTTGGCAGAAGTCTTCCTGGTGGATGCGGCGTACGCGGCCGTCGGAGCCGGTGGCGCGATCGTAGCGGGAGACCAGCAGGAACGTGCGCTCCCGCACCGAGCGGGCTTCGACCGAGGCGACCGCCAACTCCGCGGCGGCCGCAAGACGCATGACGAAGGCTTCGTTCTCGGTGGTGCCGGAAAAACGTGGGATCGAAGGCTTGAGGATGTGGGTGGTGGCTTGTCCCGGCGCGGGCAACGCGACCTCCCCGTCGACCAGGACCACCGGGACCTTCGTTTGAGAACCTGCCAGGGACAGCCGCAGGCCCTCTTCCCCGGCCAGCAGCGGGCGCGCGGGAAGCGCGTCGAGCAGATCGATCAGACCAGCTTCGTCAAGGAGTCTCGGCGGGTGGTCCGAATGAGCGGGCCGGGGAAGTTCTCCGGGGGGCAGGAGTTGCAGCGCGCCGGCAACGTCTCCGCCGAGCTTGTCGAGCAGCGCGAAGTCGTTGCCGCGGGAGACGCCGAGCGCTCTGGCCACCGCCTGGCGCTGGCCTTCTTCCGGGAGGAGGCCGCCGAAGAACGGGCGGCATTCGCGGCGGGAGTACGGCTCCGGCCGCTTGGGCAACGATGCCGACAAGGCCGGGGCGTCGTCACGTTGAAGCCAGTCGGACGAATAGACGAATCCCAATTCGCCGTGGCGGTCTTGCGTGAGTTGGCCGACGACCACGCCGTCCCACCAGACGTCGAGGGCGGGGCTCACGAGTTTCGCCTTCCCTTGGGTTCGGGAGGCGGCGTGATGTCGAACGTGCACCCGAGCGCCTCCAGGACCTGGAGGGCCTTGCCCATCTGCGCGGTAGGCTTTCCGGCTTCGAGGTCCACGATGAAGCGCACGCCCACGCCCGCGGCCCCGGCAAGCTCGAACTGCCGCAGGCCGGCCGCCTTGCGCGCGCTGCGCACGATGTCGCCGATGTCCCCGGAGGTGAGGGTTCGAGCAGGCATGGTGATTTACCGTTCGGGAATATTAACGAGGATCGCCGTTTAGGTCAAGTGGAAATTCCCGAACGGGAACGCCAACCTAGCCGTCGGATGAGTGTTTCCTCGAAATTCCCGAGCGGGAAATTATTGTTGGCGTTCCTGGCTGTTGGAGGGATAGATTCCCGATCGGGAAGTCCGCGCCGGGTTCGGATGGATCATTCGGACACGGTTTCCTCGGCGGGCACGCGCGTGGGGAGGGGGTTCTTGTCTTCCTTGATGAAGTCGAAGAGGAGCCGCGGCACGTCGTTGCAGGCGATGCACCGGGGCGTTATCGGCTGACTGCCGTCCGGGTAGATCATGTTCTTGAGGTAGAAGGGCTTCTCGGTGCCGACGTAGCCGTCGTAGTAGAACGCCAGCTTGCCGCACTGACTGCATTCAAGGTACTTCGCCATGCTCAACGTCTTTCTGGGTTTCGGGTCCTGCCGGGTTTTCGACGGCCCGCATTTCTGCCTTATGCCTCGAAGCTGCCGGTGATCTCCTGGTGGCCGTCGTTCTCTGTATAGCCTTCCTCGCGGTACAGGCCAAGCGCCTTCATCACCGGGGTGTCGTGGATGGCGAACAGCAGCGCTTCGCCGTCGGTCTCGTTGGCGTGCTCGTGCCACGCCCAGGGCGGCACCACGAAGAAGTCCCCGTCCTCCCAGTCGAAGCGCTCGCCGTTGATGACCGAGTAGCCGTTGCCCGAGAAGGCCAGGTAGACGGAGCTCTGCACCTGCCGGTGCGCCTGGGTGCGCACGCCGGGCCTGATCTTCTGGATGGTGCAGCTCATGGTGGTCAGCACCGGGCCGCCGGTGTTCGGGTTCAGGTACTCGAAGCAGACGTCGTCGTGGGGGCTGGCCGGGCCTTCGCCGATGCGCTGCAGCGCGTCGTAGGTGGGCTCCCACTTGAAGTTGAGCAGCGGTGAACGGTGCTCCGGCGGTTTTTCCCAAGTGGGGCGCAGGTGCGTCACGCCATACTTCCGTTCGGATTCGTTGACGTGGGTGATGGGGAAGCGGTGGTCCGGGTACATCTCGAAGAAGGTGGCGTCCAGGTCTCCCACCAGCGG
It contains:
- a CDS encoding ATPase, T2SS/T4P/T4SS family, with protein sequence MGSSLVRTDTTVVALVDSLMRDAVARGASDVHIEPYEDSVRVRFRIDGVLQEVMAPPHGMKHALTSRIKVMSGLDIAEHRLPQDGRLKIEGTGAEVDVRVSVLPTRFGEKVVLRLLHRSDLVTSLDALGLEARDRELFARAMNKPAGMILLTGPTGSGKSTTLYGMLSELNRPGVNISTAEDPVEYHLAGINQVQTHADIGLTFAACLRAFLRQDPDILMVGEIRDTETARIAVNAALTGHLVLTTLHTNDAPSSVHRLLDMGVEPYLIASAVTMVAAQRLLRRVCDACKTPVALPGDTFTAARARVEEVRDVEDCRGAGCPDCHHTGYRGRVAVYEVMTLTDELRRMVLRGASAAELKASAVEKGMRTLRQAAVGKVRQGVTTVEEALRVTDADSAG
- a CDS encoding type II secretion system F family protein, whose protein sequence is MAQYRWQGRNREGRLLRGEMEAADPAAVAAELRRRRIQPLPSGIREKGKGLRREIAIPGFGPRVGADDIVVLTRNFAVMIEAGVPVVECLGVLADQTENSVVRKALGTLRLDVSGGMTLTAAMARHPRLFDVLFVRMVAAGEHGGVLAEVLSRLALFIERSARLKRKVRTAMVYPAAIVAVATAVVAVLLLYVIPVFAEIYQGMGKALPPLTELTIAVSRALYDYAPFLLAGLAAVPLALRMYCRTERGLRAVHRWLLRLPLLGDLLRKAAIARFSHNTGLLLRSGVTLLDSLAVTAGTAGNKVVERAVLDARDGLERGRTFAELLSAGGLFPAMVCHMVAVGESVGALDTMLDRVASFYEEEVDRAVTRLTTLMEPALMIVLGVVLGGIVISMYLPIFQMGGMVQ
- a CDS encoding type IV pilin protein — encoded protein: MAVPQFGSYRRKGFDADAQANVRNMALAQEAYYLENNTYADDPDDLGDFGYTQSANITPGVTTGNETTFVVTATVDEGCGDGTGVATYDQATGQVTLVNCGP
- a CDS encoding type II toxin-antitoxin system HipA family toxin; this encodes MSPALDVWWDGVVVGQLTQDRHGELGFVYSSDWLQRDDAPALSASLPKRPEPYSRRECRPFFGGLLPEEGQRQAVARALGVSRGNDFALLDKLGGDVAGALQLLPPGELPRPAHSDHPPRLLDEAGLIDLLDALPARPLLAGEEGLRLSLAGSQTKVPVVLVDGEVALPAPGQATTHILKPSIPRFSGTTENEAFVMRLAAAAELAVASVEARSVRERTFLLVSRYDRATGSDGRVRRIHQEDFCQALAINPERKYAAEGGPTLTDCFALLRRVALRPAVDVLKLLDAAIFNLIVGNADAHGKNFSILYDEDEEGPRLAPLYDLLATVAYAELSPGMAMKIGRRATLGEMDGRAWAAFATDATLGLPLIRRRVFEISEAVKTHAAHVANGLMHAGLDEQFLARTAELMADRAARCARTVSR
- a CDS encoding helix-turn-helix transcriptional regulator, translated to MPARTLTSGDIGDIVRSARKAAGLRQFELAGAAGVGVRFIVDLEAGKPTAQMGKALQVLEALGCTFDITPPPEPKGRRNS
- a CDS encoding cupin domain-containing protein — translated: MSTSMETEAFYREVDEKHLVPLWNITSSQLTTEPRSPVKAHLWRWADLRRLAHTAGDLVPIERGGERRVLGLVNPGLGGKPAATRTLWAAVQIVKPGEIAPCHRHSPSAIRFIIEGDRTYTNLNGDKCVMSRGDLVLTPNWDWHDHGCESDEPMIWMDGLDLPLVGDLDATFFEMYPDHRFPITHVNESERKYGVTHLRPTWEKPPEHRSPLLNFKWEPTYDALQRIGEGPASPHDDVCFEYLNPNTGGPVLTTMSCTIQKIRPGVRTQAHRQVQSSVYLAFSGNGYSVINGERFDWEDGDFFVVPPWAWHEHANETDGEALLFAIHDTPVMKALGLYREEGYTENDGHQEITGSFEA